The Anastrepha ludens isolate Willacy chromosome 2, idAnaLude1.1, whole genome shotgun sequence genome contains a region encoding:
- the LOC128855757 gene encoding nucleoplasmin-like protein, whose translation MEQESFYGETLTGEEPLAQFEMEKPHSNADDQKLVIKQICLGAEAKEGEFNVVQVEVRTNHKETLKVPIAVLKAGETRSLRPNVEFLNTSVTFKLIQGTGPVHLYGQNWYGQIAMEECYEPGWGPNDEEEYDDEEYEEALPPPQTNGKNKRK comes from the exons atggaaCAGGAATCATTTTATG GAGAGACGCTGACTGGAGAAGAACCTTTGGCTCAATTTGAAATGGAAAAACCACACTCAAACGCGGACGATCAAAAATTGGTCATTAAGCAGATTTGTCTGGGCGCTGAAGCTAAAGAAGGAGAATTTAACGTAGTGCAG GTTGAGGTCCGAACAAATCACAAAGAAACGCTTAAAGTCCCTATTGCAGTTCTCAAAGCTGGAGAAACCCGCTCTTTACGTCCCAATGTGGAATTCCTCAACACTTCAGTTACATTCAAATTAATTCAAGGTACAGGTCCTGTTCATTTGTATGGACAAAATTGGTATGGTCAAATCGCGATGGAAGAGTGCTACGAACCCGGATGGGGTCCAAATGACGAAGAAGAAtatgatgatgaagagtacgaAGAAGCGTTGCCACCACCACAGACAAAcggcaaaaataaaaggaaataa
- the LOC128855758 gene encoding sodium-independent sulfate anion transporter: MSQVKDEDDIYHEKLPNVCDAVKKSAKNCCTPATAKKFLPIINWLPKYEWKFLIQDFVAGLTVGLTAIPQAIAYGTIAGLNPQYGLYSAFMGCFIYIIFGTCKDVTVGPTAIMALMVQTNVAGSADYAVLLCFLSGIVILLMGILNLGVLVQFISIPVTTGFTMAAAITIASGQVNNLFGIPSSSNEFIESWVNFFTHLNKIRRNDAILGVVTLIVLILMRKVKDIPCSCKMLTQYISLSRNALAVIMGIILCYTLSDDNLLAFSVSGEIVPGIPSFKLPPFHTAVNGTYVGFGEMVQELGASLASIPLISVLESIAVAKAFSMGQIVNASQEMIALGIANIMSSFVSSMPITGSFTRTAINNASGVKTTLGGAFTGIVVLMTLAFLTKTFYYIPKATLAAIIIAAMLFMVEYERIGEIWHSKKLDMVPFLVTLLVCVFWTLEYGMVCGMGVNMLFILYKSARPKIVITTEKLQKDIEIAVVDVHENLTYSSAEYLKSKVVKYVATYRQSIEMVVIRGEQIYTIDSTVALNILGLKKDLAALNCELVCWNWQISSAGVVCRLHHDARSMFKFSKTLQEIVTGEIQESTTTIQSDCNSTTIPL; this comes from the exons ACGAAGATGATATCTACCACGAAAAATTACCGAATGTTTGTGATGCCGTCAAGAAATCGGCGAAGAATTGTTGCACGCCAGCCACAGCAAAGAAGTTCCTTCCCATCATAAACTGGTTGCCCAAGTATGAATGGAAATTTCTTATACAAGATTTTGTAGCGGGTCTAACAGTGGGCCTTACCGCCATACCACAAGCGATAGCGTATGGCACAATAGCGGGACTAAACCCACAATATGGTTTGTATTCGGCATTCATGGGTTGCTTTATTTacatcatatttggcacttgcaAGGATGTTACCGTTG GGCCCACCGCCATTATGGCGCTCATGGTGCAAACAAATGTAGCAGGCAGTGCCGATTATGCAGTGTTACTCTGCTTTCTGTCTGGTATTGTCATACTGCtaatgggtattctaaatttgGGCGTCCTCGTACAATTTATATCGATACCAGTGACGACAGGCTTCACCATGGCTGCAGCAATAACAATAGCCAGTGGGCAAGTTAATAACCTGTTTGGTATACCAa GTTCTTCCAATGAATTCATCGAGTCGTGGGTCAATTTCTTcacacatttaaataaaatccgACGTAATGATGCTATACTGGGCGTAGTAACATTAATTGTGTTGATACTTATGCGA AAAGTCAAAGACATACCCTGTTCGTGCAAAATGCTGACCCAATACATCTCATTATCTCGAAATGCGCTGGCAGTCATTATGGGAATTATACTATGTTACACGCTCAGTGACGACAATTTGTTGGCGTTTAGCGTGAGCGGCGAAATTGTACCAGGCATTCCATCATTTAAGTTGCCACCTTTTCATACCGCAGTGAATGGCACATATGTTGGTTTTGGCGAGATGGTACAGGAACTGGGCGCCTCGCTGGCATCGATACCTCTAATTTCGGTGCTCGAGAGTATTGCTGTGGCAAAAGCATTTT CAATGGGACAAATTGTGAATGCCTCACAGGAAATGATAGCACTGGGTATCGCCAATATTATGAGCAGTTTTGTCTCATCCATGCCTATTACAGGCTCATTTACGCGTACAGCAATCAATAATGCGAGCGGTGTTAAAACTACACTTGGCGGTGCTTTCACCGGCATAGTGGTTTTGATGACTTTGGCGTTTCttacaaaaactttttattacatACCGAAAGCCACGCTGGCTGCCATTATTATTGCCGCCATGTTATTCATGGTGGAGTATGAAAGAATTGGCGAAATTTGGCACTCAAAAA AGTTGGATATGGTCCCTTTTCTAGTTACACTGCTTGTTTGTGTGTTTTGGACACTGGAATATGGTATGGTTTGTGGCATGGGCGTGAATATGTTGTTCATTTTGTACAAAAGCGCCAGGCCTAAAATAGTCATTACAACGGAAAAG TTGCAAAAAGACATTGAAATCGCTGTTGTGGATGTGCACGAAAACTTAACCTACTCCTCGGCGGaatatctgaaatcaaaagttGTGAAATACGTGGCTACGTATAGGCAGAGCATCGAAATGGTAGTAATAAGGGGAGAGCAAATATACACAATTGATTCTACTGTTGCGCTG AATATTCTTGGGTTGAAAAAAGACTTGGCTGCTCTAAATTGTGAATTGGTGTGCTGGAATTGGCAAATATCTTCGGCTGGCGTCGTTTGTCGCTTACATCATGACGCGCGCAGCAtgtttaaatttagcaaaacacTACAGGAGATTGTGACGGGAGAAATACAAGAGagtacaacaacaatacaaagTGATTGTAACTCAACTACAATACCGTTATAG